The Desmonostoc muscorum LEGE 12446 genome includes a region encoding these proteins:
- a CDS encoding FAD binding domain-containing protein, which translates to MQPFSYAKVFSEETAIATIDQDKTAAFIAGGTDLLGLMKDGVQVANTLIDINSLPLADIEFKTHGIRIGAICRLSDVAFNSQVQKCYPVISQALLQSASPQLRNMATVGGNLLQRVRCGYFRDPVFPCNKRTPGRGCAAIIGYNRMHAIFGASEHCIAVHPSDLAVVLTALDAIICVQGVEKTRRISIHDFYLLPGETPQTETLLQPGELIVAIEIPDFAYQSHYLKVRDRASYEFALVSVAIALETEQNIIKSARIAFGGVAPKPWRAWEVEEFIQGKAINTATFTAAAELAIKQAKPQTHNEFKIELVKRALIRGLSTSCGV; encoded by the coding sequence ATGCAGCCATTTAGTTATGCTAAAGTTTTTTCAGAAGAAACAGCGATCGCCACAATTGACCAAGACAAAACTGCGGCCTTTATTGCTGGTGGAACTGATTTATTGGGATTGATGAAAGATGGGGTACAAGTAGCGAATACATTAATTGATATTAACAGTTTACCACTAGCAGATATTGAATTTAAAACTCATGGAATTCGCATTGGTGCAATCTGTAGATTGAGTGATGTAGCCTTTAATTCTCAAGTTCAAAAATGTTATCCAGTAATTAGTCAGGCTTTGCTACAAAGCGCTTCGCCACAACTGCGAAACATGGCAACTGTGGGCGGGAATTTATTGCAACGAGTTCGTTGTGGGTACTTTCGTGACCCAGTTTTTCCCTGTAATAAACGCACTCCAGGTAGAGGTTGTGCGGCAATTATAGGCTACAATCGGATGCACGCTATTTTTGGGGCTAGCGAACACTGTATTGCTGTTCATCCGTCAGATTTAGCTGTAGTTTTGACGGCATTAGATGCAATCATTTGCGTTCAAGGCGTAGAAAAAACACGGCGAATTTCAATTCATGATTTTTATCTTTTGCCAGGTGAAACACCACAAACAGAAACTTTATTACAACCTGGAGAATTAATTGTTGCTATTGAAATTCCAGATTTTGCATATCAATCTCATTATTTAAAAGTTAGAGATCGCGCTAGTTATGAATTTGCTCTCGTTTCCGTAGCTATTGCCTTAGAAACAGAACAAAATATTATCAAATCAGCACGCATCGCTTTTGGAGGCGTAGCGCCTAAACCTTGGCGTGCATGGGAAGTTGAGGAATTTATTCAAGGAAAAGCAATCAATACAGCTACGTTCACAGCCGCAGCCGAACTTGCAATTAAACAAGCGAAGCCGCAAACACACAATGAATTCAAAATTGAATTAGTCAAACGCGCTTTAATTCGTGGGCTTTCAACTTCTTGTGGCGTTTGA
- a CDS encoding xanthine dehydrogenase family protein molybdopterin-binding subunit, with protein sequence MSKIIGKPVDRVDGRLKVTGQAPYTADVPIENLTYGVIFESTIASGKIIEIDTSTALTLPGVIDIITYGQTPSLIKIPFFSPPKTQPTEKDDNIYYNGQHLGIVVAQTLEQAETAAALVKVIYEEASPTMTLAEAEIFEPETVFFGMMPGKITRGDIESGKAQADILVQQVYTTPMEHHNPLEPSATIAMWEGDNLILYETSQGVSATQRAIASVLNIPQENVRVISKYLGGGFGCKALLRSHTILCAIAAKRVQRPVKVALERSQMYTNCGYRSQTQQHLTLGATKEGKLTVITHIGTSLTSQFDDFVEPVGAPTTMMYACDNLEVKYRLGRINAGTPTFMRGPGEAPGMFALESAMDELASALNIDPIELRLRNHADIDPHTGLPWSSKSLKQCYQKGAEIFGWSQRNPVPRSRREGDFLIGSGMASATFPSNSGSASVKVEIFATGEVKVQTGTQDIGTGTYTVMSQVATEALGLPVQFELGDSNFPKAPITGNSITVGSVSPAVHKAAIAARDRMIEMAIVDPNSPLYGSEIQDITVESGQIFLKQNPSQRDSYTDILRRQGLESLEVTEQSSPSPESKNYAKHSFGAIFVEVAVDELLGEIKIRRCVGVYDAGRILNFKTARSQVVGGITWGIGMALMEKTVMDVNHGRIVGANLSDCLIPVHADIPNMEVQFVEQQDAYVNALGTKSLGELPIVGVAAAISNAVYHATGKRIRDLPITPDKFL encoded by the coding sequence ATGAGTAAAATTATTGGTAAACCAGTAGATCGCGTTGATGGTAGACTGAAAGTAACGGGACAAGCACCATATACAGCCGATGTGCCCATAGAGAATCTGACTTATGGCGTAATTTTTGAAAGTACGATCGCCAGTGGTAAAATTATTGAAATAGACACATCCACAGCCTTAACTCTCCCTGGTGTAATAGATATCATCACTTACGGTCAAACACCATCGTTAATTAAAATACCCTTCTTTTCTCCTCCAAAAACTCAGCCAACCGAGAAAGATGACAACATCTACTACAATGGTCAACACCTGGGAATTGTAGTTGCCCAAACTTTAGAACAAGCCGAAACTGCCGCTGCTTTAGTCAAAGTTATCTACGAAGAAGCATCGCCAACAATGACATTAGCAGAGGCAGAGATATTTGAGCCAGAAACAGTATTTTTTGGCATGATGCCAGGTAAAATTACTAGAGGGGATATAGAATCTGGCAAAGCACAAGCAGATATTCTTGTGCAGCAAGTATATACCACACCAATGGAACATCATAATCCCCTAGAACCTTCTGCAACCATAGCGATGTGGGAGGGGGATAATTTGATATTATATGAAACCAGTCAAGGCGTTTCTGCAACCCAAAGAGCGATCGCATCTGTTTTGAATATTCCCCAGGAAAATGTCCGCGTCATCTCCAAATATTTAGGCGGGGGATTTGGTTGTAAAGCACTTTTAAGGTCTCATACTATTCTTTGTGCGATCGCCGCCAAACGAGTCCAGCGACCGGTGAAAGTTGCGTTAGAGCGATCGCAAATGTACACTAATTGCGGCTACCGTTCCCAAACTCAACAACACCTAACGCTCGGTGCAACCAAGGAAGGTAAACTAACGGTCATTACTCACATCGGCACATCCTTAACATCCCAATTTGATGATTTTGTGGAACCCGTTGGTGCGCCAACAACAATGATGTACGCCTGTGACAATTTGGAAGTGAAATATCGTTTGGGACGCATCAACGCAGGCACACCAACCTTTATGCGCGGTCCAGGAGAAGCACCAGGGATGTTTGCCCTAGAATCAGCAATGGATGAACTGGCATCTGCCTTAAATATTGACCCCATTGAACTGCGACTGAGAAATCATGCAGATATCGATCCCCACACAGGATTACCTTGGTCAAGTAAATCTCTCAAACAATGTTACCAAAAAGGTGCAGAGATTTTTGGTTGGTCACAACGCAACCCAGTTCCCCGTTCCAGGCGAGAAGGTGATTTTTTGATTGGTTCGGGAATGGCAAGTGCGACATTTCCCAGCAACTCTGGTTCAGCATCAGTGAAAGTAGAAATTTTTGCCACTGGAGAGGTGAAAGTACAAACTGGTACTCAAGACATCGGTACAGGCACATATACAGTCATGAGTCAAGTAGCCACTGAGGCATTAGGTTTACCAGTGCAGTTTGAACTAGGTGATAGCAACTTTCCTAAAGCCCCCATCACAGGCAATTCAATTACAGTCGGCAGTGTTTCTCCGGCAGTGCATAAAGCAGCGATCGCCGCACGAGATAGAATGATAGAAATGGCGATCGTAGATCCAAATTCCCCTCTGTATGGCTCTGAAATACAAGATATTACAGTTGAGTCAGGGCAAATATTTTTAAAACAAAACCCATCCCAACGAGACAGCTACACCGATATTCTGCGGCGTCAGGGATTAGAAAGTTTAGAAGTCACAGAACAAAGCTCACCCAGCCCAGAGAGTAAAAACTATGCCAAACACTCTTTTGGTGCCATCTTTGTAGAAGTCGCCGTTGATGAACTTTTGGGAGAAATCAAAATCAGACGTTGCGTAGGCGTTTATGATGCAGGGCGAATTCTCAACTTCAAGACAGCACGCAGTCAAGTTGTCGGGGGAATTACTTGGGGAATTGGCATGGCATTGATGGAAAAAACCGTAATGGATGTTAATCACGGCAGAATAGTTGGCGCTAATCTTTCGGATTGCTTGATTCCCGTTCATGCAGATATTCCAAATATGGAAGTGCAATTTGTTGAACAACAAGATGCTTATGTGAATGCACTAGGAACCAAAAGCCTGGGAGAACTTCCCATTGTTGGTGTAGCCGCAGCCATATCGAATGCAGTTTATCATGCCACAGGTAAACGGATTCGTGATTTGCCAATTACACCAGACAAGTTTTTGTGA
- a CDS encoding DUF4394 domain-containing protein has product MKFFNVSKIALGVAVAAACLSLNVNKASADIGSLISNILINLTGKESGLRFIGLSTNNTLVNISPGGYTTTIKVKGLDGNLQGIDFRPANRLLYGVTDTDKIYTINITNGQATLVSNLSSSFNGGFQSGFDFNPVPDRLRIVGSNDQNYRINVDTGAVTVDGTLAYDTTDINAGVDPNITAAAYTNSVAGATTTQLFGIDYDRDVLVLQNPPNNGTLKTIGSLGVNFSPVAGFDIYTDSKGNNTAYALSGSFLYKIDLSTGAATKIAELPGGGFIGLAVSSW; this is encoded by the coding sequence ATGAAATTTTTTAATGTCAGCAAAATTGCTCTTGGAGTTGCTGTAGCAGCTGCTTGTCTAAGTTTGAATGTCAACAAAGCTTCGGCTGATATTGGGAGTCTAATTTCTAATATCTTGATCAATCTCACAGGCAAAGAATCTGGTTTAAGATTCATCGGCTTAAGCACTAACAATACTCTTGTGAATATCAGTCCTGGTGGATACACAACAACAATTAAAGTCAAAGGACTTGACGGTAATTTACAAGGTATTGACTTCCGTCCAGCAAACCGTTTGCTTTACGGTGTGACTGACACTGACAAGATATACACCATTAATATTACAAACGGTCAGGCTACATTGGTTAGCAATTTATCTAGTAGTTTTAATGGGGGATTTCAGTCAGGGTTTGACTTCAATCCCGTACCAGACCGCTTACGAATAGTAGGTAGCAATGACCAAAATTACCGTATCAATGTAGATACTGGTGCAGTTACAGTTGATGGAACTTTGGCTTATGATACGACCGATATTAATGCCGGAGTTGACCCCAACATTACCGCTGCTGCTTATACAAATTCGGTTGCTGGAGCGACGACAACTCAACTTTTTGGCATTGACTACGACCGTGATGTGTTAGTACTGCAAAACCCACCTAATAATGGTACTCTCAAAACCATAGGCAGTCTTGGCGTCAACTTTTCACCTGTAGCCGGTTTCGACATCTATACAGACTCAAAGGGCAACAATACTGCCTATGCACTGTCTGGTTCATTTCTTTACAAAATTGATTTATCCACTGGTGCAGCAACTAAAATTGCGGAATTACCTGGAGGCGGTTTTATCGGTTTAGCTGTTAGTTCCTGGTAA
- a CDS encoding (Fe-S)-binding protein has translation MQVSENSVNNTASLKNLKGFDKNHPPEPKLIDSCVHCGFCLSTCPSYRVLGKEMDSPRGRIYMMDAINEGEIALNTATVEHFDSCLGCLACVSTCPSGVQYDKLISATRHQVERNYPRSLPDKLIRKLIFSLFPYPHLLRVLLVPLLVYQKLGFAKLVRATGLLNKISPRLAAMESILPEITLKSFQDNLPNVIPAKGEKRYRVGVILGCVQRLFFSPVNEATVRVLTANGCEVVIPKSQGCCAALPEHQGQTEQAKALARQMIDSFAQTDVDFVIINAAGCGHTLKEYGHILEDDPEYREKAKDFAAKVKDAQEFLATVGLTTKLSPLTDKPLNLVYQDACHLLHGQKISVQPRQLLRQIPGVKLKEPIDAALCCGSAGVYNMLQPEVSEELGQQKVQNLLNTGAELIASANPGCTLQITKHLQLQGKTISVIHPMELLDYSIRGVKLGV, from the coding sequence ATGCAAGTTTCAGAAAATTCTGTTAATAATACGGCTAGTTTGAAGAATTTGAAAGGGTTTGATAAGAATCATCCGCCTGAGCCGAAGTTGATTGATAGTTGTGTACATTGTGGATTTTGTCTCTCGACTTGTCCAAGTTATCGGGTGTTGGGGAAGGAGATGGATTCACCTAGAGGACGCATCTATATGATGGATGCAATTAATGAGGGTGAAATTGCTCTTAATACGGCAACGGTAGAACATTTTGATTCTTGTTTGGGATGTCTTGCTTGTGTGAGTACTTGTCCTTCTGGTGTGCAGTATGACAAGTTAATTTCTGCTACTCGTCACCAAGTTGAACGCAATTATCCCCGCAGTTTGCCAGATAAATTAATTCGTAAATTAATATTTTCTCTGTTTCCTTACCCTCATCTTTTAAGAGTTTTGTTAGTTCCGTTGTTGGTTTATCAAAAGTTGGGTTTTGCTAAGTTAGTTCGGGCTACGGGTTTACTCAATAAAATCTCTCCTCGTTTGGCAGCAATGGAATCTATTCTGCCAGAAATTACTCTCAAATCTTTTCAAGATAATTTGCCTAATGTGATTCCCGCTAAAGGTGAAAAGCGCTACCGCGTTGGGGTGATTTTGGGATGTGTGCAACGGTTGTTTTTCTCTCCAGTGAATGAAGCGACGGTGCGGGTTTTAACGGCGAATGGTTGCGAAGTTGTGATTCCGAAATCTCAAGGTTGTTGTGCGGCGCTTCCCGAACACCAAGGACAAACAGAACAGGCGAAGGCTTTGGCAAGGCAGATGATTGATAGTTTTGCTCAGACTGATGTAGATTTTGTAATTATTAATGCTGCTGGTTGCGGTCATACTTTAAAAGAGTATGGACATATATTAGAAGATGACCCAGAATATCGGGAAAAAGCGAAGGATTTTGCCGCTAAGGTGAAAGATGCTCAAGAATTTTTGGCAACTGTTGGATTAACAACGAAACTTTCACCGTTGACTGATAAACCTCTGAATTTAGTTTATCAAGATGCTTGTCATTTATTGCACGGACAAAAGATTAGTGTGCAACCGCGTCAGTTGTTGCGGCAAATTCCAGGGGTGAAGTTGAAAGAACCCATAGATGCTGCTTTGTGTTGTGGCAGTGCTGGGGTTTATAATATGTTGCAACCAGAGGTTTCTGAAGAATTGGGTCAGCAAAAAGTACAGAATTTATTGAATACTGGTGCTGAGTTAATTGCTTCTGCTAATCCAGGGTGTACTTTGCAAATTACTAAGCATTTGCAGTTGCAAGGTAAGACCATTTCAGTTATCCACCCGATGGAGTTGTTGGATTATTCGATTCGGGGCGTGAAGTTGGGAGTTTGA
- a CDS encoding FAD-binding oxidoreductase, translating into MKAMSNDKPQGVCASELTSIVGEENAVCLWENVELNQQKRIQRAIASGNLPSCIVYPRTQEQLAAVLATAHKNNWRILPFGSGSKLSWGGLAKGIDVVVSTERINQLIEHAVGDLTVTVEAGMKFSNLQALLANSRQFLALDPTAPDSATIGGIVATGDTGSLRQRYGSVRDQLLGITFVRADGEIAKAGGRVVKNVAGYDLMKLFTGSYGTLGVISQVTFRLYPLQEASATVVLTGKAEAVSQAADTLRGSALTPIQADLLSTKLVSGLGLGKGLGLIARFQSISESVKEQSNRVVEVGEKLGLDGAIYVDGHEASLWERLQERIHCPVQESVITCKIGVLPTAAVGILSQVEFGLIHISSGLGLLQLEDKNQLLLMRLRTQAYSGFLTILEAPVGVKEQVDVWGYTGNGLALMRGIKEQFDSKNILSPGRFVGGI; encoded by the coding sequence ATGAAAGCGATGTCTAACGACAAGCCGCAAGGCGTCTGCGCTTCTGAACTTACATCTATCGTCGGCGAAGAAAATGCTGTTTGCCTTTGGGAAAATGTCGAACTAAATCAGCAAAAACGTATTCAACGGGCTATAGCTTCTGGAAACCTTCCGAGTTGTATTGTCTATCCCCGCACCCAAGAACAGCTAGCCGCAGTCCTCGCTACAGCTCATAAAAACAACTGGCGCATCCTCCCTTTTGGTAGTGGTAGTAAACTCTCTTGGGGTGGTTTAGCCAAAGGCATTGATGTTGTAGTCAGTACAGAACGCATCAACCAACTGATTGAACACGCTGTGGGTGATTTGACTGTTACAGTAGAAGCAGGGATGAAATTTTCCAATCTCCAAGCACTTTTGGCAAACTCGCGGCAATTTCTTGCCCTTGATCCCACAGCGCCAGACTCGGCAACTATTGGCGGTATTGTCGCCACAGGTGATACAGGTTCTCTACGACAACGCTATGGTAGCGTGCGCGACCAATTACTAGGTATTACTTTTGTGCGTGCTGATGGAGAAATCGCCAAAGCTGGGGGAAGAGTAGTCAAAAATGTTGCCGGATATGATTTGATGAAGTTGTTTACTGGGTCTTACGGCACATTAGGAGTTATTAGTCAAGTAACTTTTCGACTGTACCCGTTACAAGAAGCATCGGCAACGGTGGTGCTAACTGGTAAAGCTGAGGCTGTATCTCAAGCGGCCGATACTCTGCGGGGTTCGGCGTTAACACCAATCCAGGCTGATTTGCTATCAACTAAATTGGTGTCTGGCTTAGGTTTGGGTAAGGGATTGGGATTAATTGCTCGCTTTCAAAGTATTAGTGAGAGTGTTAAAGAACAGTCAAACCGAGTTGTGGAAGTAGGGGAAAAGTTGGGTTTAGATGGGGCAATTTATGTAGATGGCCATGAAGCTAGTCTATGGGAAAGATTGCAAGAACGAATACATTGTCCTGTTCAAGAATCTGTAATTACCTGCAAAATAGGAGTGTTACCTACTGCTGCGGTGGGGATTTTGTCTCAGGTGGAGTTTGGTTTAATTCATATCAGTAGTGGTTTAGGTTTGTTACAATTAGAGGATAAAAATCAGCTTTTGCTAATGCGCCTACGCACTCAAGCTTATAGTGGTTTTTTAACAATTCTGGAAGCACCAGTGGGGGTTAAAGAACAAGTAGATGTTTGGGGTTATACGGGGAATGGTTTGGCGTTGATGCGCGGGATTAAGGAACAGTTTGATAGTAAGAATATTTTAAGTCCTGGTCGGTTTGTGGGGGGGATTTAG
- a CDS encoding DUF1822 family protein — translation MNSNLQELKTLISEELWLECLETERREAEAFRQLQSNETARRNAYINHLCLNAFLRWLKENWELESSCLVSSTTDLTSIWEVVNGTAIAIGQTRLVLIPNDAVDTEEFSVPQEWIDIPNWAGNYYLAVQVDLEQNWLRFWGYTSHKTLKGKGIYDPIYRTYSVNGDELISDLDIILVAREICNQEQAAIDPLPSLSEQIAESLIAKLSQPSLYSPRLDIKFEQWGALLANDEWRKNLYIMRQEQKVIATAKTKILVNLNQWLKNNFTESMQAGWHSATEFLAPERQLAVVRNNAQPDSVQQAKLLNLQIQLKEQAVILLVALTPEADGRVGVLVQVHPYGSEKQLPAFLTLALLSDSSQQLQSVISRERDNYVQLPYFRCQKGTNFFIKIAIGDVSVMEKFAINHDVD, via the coding sequence ATGAATAGCAATTTGCAAGAATTAAAAACTCTTATTTCCGAGGAACTGTGGTTAGAGTGTCTAGAAACAGAACGTAGAGAAGCAGAAGCATTTAGACAATTACAAAGCAATGAAACTGCTCGTAGGAATGCTTATATAAATCATCTTTGTCTGAATGCTTTTTTACGGTGGTTAAAAGAAAATTGGGAGTTAGAATCTTCTTGTCTAGTTTCCAGTACAACGGATTTAACAAGTATCTGGGAAGTAGTGAATGGAACAGCAATAGCTATTGGTCAAACTCGACTAGTGCTAATTCCTAATGATGCAGTTGATACAGAAGAATTTTCTGTGCCGCAAGAATGGATTGATATTCCTAATTGGGCTGGTAATTATTATTTGGCAGTGCAGGTAGACTTAGAACAAAATTGGTTACGATTTTGGGGTTATACGAGTCATAAAACACTTAAAGGAAAAGGCATTTATGACCCTATTTATCGTACATATTCTGTTAATGGAGATGAGCTAATTTCCGATTTAGATATTATTTTGGTAGCTAGAGAAATATGCAATCAAGAACAAGCAGCTATCGACCCTTTGCCCTCATTATCTGAGCAAATAGCAGAATCTTTGATAGCTAAGTTAAGTCAGCCATCTCTTTATTCTCCACGTTTAGATATCAAATTTGAACAGTGGGGGGCATTATTAGCAAATGATGAGTGGCGAAAAAACCTATATATTATGCGACAAGAACAAAAAGTAATTGCCACAGCAAAAACAAAGATTTTGGTAAATCTCAATCAATGGTTAAAGAATAACTTTACTGAATCGATGCAGGCTGGATGGCATTCTGCGACAGAATTTTTAGCACCAGAACGACAGTTAGCTGTTGTCAGAAATAATGCACAACCTGATAGCGTTCAGCAAGCCAAGCTGTTAAATTTGCAGATACAGCTAAAAGAGCAAGCTGTTATTCTTTTGGTGGCGCTAACTCCAGAAGCTGATGGTAGAGTTGGGGTTTTGGTACAGGTTCATCCCTACGGAAGTGAAAAACAATTACCTGCTTTTTTGACTTTGGCTTTACTCTCAGACTCATCACAACAGCTTCAGTCAGTAATATCTAGAGAACGAGACAACTATGTTCAATTACCATATTTTCGTTGTCAGAAAGGTACTAATTTTTTCATTAAAATTGCCATTGGTGATGTCAGTGTGATGGAAAAGTTTGCTATCAATCATGATGTTGATTAA
- a CDS encoding CHASE2 domain-containing protein has translation MSKRVVLNFGRGSFETGFPSVTAELWETNGVRSQQLIGSLPSAPEIITCYREWKHLYNALAQRLRLSLSIEIESASLTNVSQDDLHGLCQRLQVEINYWLNAETFRKIDQKLRTWLSHTEEVRVVIETSDDFLWRLPWHLWEFVKDYPQSEVVLSLLESKQIASTAQTAANQVRVLAILGDSRGIDISTDKNLLKSLPGIVPTFLLEPDRQAINDALWQQTWDILFFAGHSSSQAENGKAKISINQNQENHSLTINQLEYALSKAIEQGLQLAIFNSCDGLGLAKQLVKLNIPQIIVMREDVPNAVAQEFLKYFLEELARGESLAMAVRRARERLQGLENEHPCASWLPVICQNSPSELSIWQKRPDAKQRVQRHHPFAKPTQNRKRILIVMMLVSFIVSSLVMGGRYLGWLQSSELYAFDRFMQTRSQLFPEQPDNRLLIITIDEPDIQYQENEKMHLRWSLSDEALAELLQKLDAYQPRAIGLDLYRDVPLNSQYPDLATRFQKDDRLITLCKSGTTGDDGDTYGSVPPPKVPNERISFSDVVADEDDVIRRHLLSMTPLTTSLCVAEDAFSFKLALHYLNKKEPQYQITADGDLQIRDVIFPQLKEHSSGYQNVDTGGYQLLLNYRSLASVDNIAQQISLTDILSDRIRPEQINSLHNRLILIGLSAQNKNNDLWNWTLDKKKFIRECDSRINE, from the coding sequence ATGAGTAAGCGCGTTGTCTTAAATTTTGGTAGAGGTAGTTTTGAGACGGGATTTCCTTCAGTGACAGCTGAATTGTGGGAAACTAATGGAGTGCGATCGCAACAATTAATTGGCAGCTTACCTTCAGCACCAGAAATCATTACCTGCTACCGAGAATGGAAACACTTATACAACGCTCTGGCACAACGTTTAAGGCTGAGTTTGTCAATTGAAATTGAAAGTGCCAGTTTGACAAACGTTTCCCAAGATGATTTACACGGTTTATGTCAACGCTTACAAGTAGAAATTAACTATTGGCTAAATGCAGAAACTTTCCGCAAAATCGATCAAAAACTGCGGACATGGTTAAGTCATACAGAAGAAGTACGGGTTGTTATTGAAACAAGTGATGACTTCTTATGGCGCTTACCTTGGCATTTGTGGGAGTTTGTGAAGGATTATCCGCAATCGGAAGTAGTTTTGAGTTTGTTGGAGTCGAAGCAGATAGCTTCTACAGCTCAAACTGCTGCTAATCAAGTGCGTGTTCTGGCTATTTTGGGAGATAGTCGGGGAATTGATATTAGTACAGACAAAAATTTATTAAAAAGTCTACCAGGTATAGTACCCACGTTCTTGTTGGAACCCGATCGCCAAGCGATTAATGATGCATTATGGCAGCAAACTTGGGATATCCTGTTTTTTGCTGGACATAGTTCCAGTCAAGCAGAAAATGGCAAAGCTAAGATTTCCATTAATCAAAACCAAGAAAATCATAGTTTGACTATTAATCAGTTAGAGTATGCCCTATCAAAAGCAATTGAGCAAGGTTTACAACTAGCGATTTTCAACTCTTGTGATGGGTTGGGATTGGCAAAGCAACTAGTTAAGTTAAACATTCCGCAAATTATTGTAATGCGCGAGGATGTGCCAAATGCAGTGGCACAAGAATTCCTCAAATATTTTTTGGAAGAATTGGCGCGGGGTGAATCTTTAGCGATGGCGGTAAGACGCGCTAGAGAAAGACTGCAAGGGTTGGAAAATGAGCATCCCTGCGCTAGTTGGTTACCAGTGATTTGTCAGAATTCTCCAAGTGAATTATCTATTTGGCAAAAGCGCCCAGATGCAAAGCAGCGAGTCCAGAGACATCACCCATTTGCAAAACCAACTCAAAACCGCAAGCGTATTTTAATAGTCATGATGCTGGTAAGTTTCATTGTCAGCAGCTTGGTTATGGGAGGGCGCTATTTGGGATGGTTGCAATCTTCAGAGTTATATGCATTCGATCGCTTCATGCAAACGCGATCGCAATTATTCCCAGAACAACCAGATAACCGTCTTTTAATTATCACCATCGATGAGCCGGATATCCAGTATCAAGAAAACGAAAAAATGCATCTGCGTTGGTCGCTATCCGACGAAGCACTGGCTGAACTTTTGCAAAAATTAGATGCCTATCAACCAAGAGCGATCGGCTTAGATCTTTATCGTGATGTACCTCTTAATTCCCAATATCCCGATTTAGCAACTCGTTTTCAGAAAGACGATCGCCTAATTACTCTCTGCAAAAGTGGAACTACAGGTGATGACGGTGATACTTATGGAAGTGTACCACCACCCAAAGTACCAAACGAACGAATTAGTTTTAGTGATGTTGTTGCAGATGAAGATGATGTGATTCGTCGGCACCTTTTAAGTATGACCCCACTAACAACATCTTTGTGTGTAGCTGAAGATGCCTTTAGCTTCAAATTGGCACTTCATTATCTGAATAAAAAAGAGCCACAATATCAAATTACCGCAGATGGAGATTTACAAATTCGGGATGTGATATTTCCCCAATTAAAAGAACATAGCAGTGGTTATCAAAATGTGGATACTGGTGGTTATCAACTGTTGCTAAATTATCGTTCGCTGGCATCTGTTGATAATATTGCCCAGCAAATTTCCCTCACAGATATTTTGAGCGATCGCATCCGCCCTGAGCAGATTAATTCACTTCATAACAGGCTGATTCTGATTGGGCTTTCGGCACAAAATAAAAATAATGATTTATGGAATTGGACTTTGGACAAAAAGAAGTTTATTCGCGAGTGTGACTCGCGAATAAATGAATGA